One Burkholderia sp. WP9 genomic window, CGATTCGTTCATCTCGGCGGCATCGTTCCAGGAAACGACCCGCGTGCTGACCGAAGCGGCGATCATGGGCAAGCGCGACGACCTGCGTGGTCTGAAGGAAAACGTGATCGTCGGCCGTCTGATTCCGGCTGGTACGGGTCTCGCGTTCCACAAGGCACGTAAGAGCAAGGAACTGTCCGACCGCGAGCGTTTCGATCAGATCGCAGCGGAAGAGTCGTTCGAATTCGGTACGCCGGAAACCCCGGCCGCCGAACAGCAGCACTCAGGCGAGTAAGCTCAGGTCAGTAGGTCCAGGCGGTGCAAGCCGCTTGGAACTCTAGCCAGCGAAGCCGCTCAGTTTCGACTGAGCGGCTTTTTTTATGCGCTTTCTTTTTGTGCGCTTGCCCATGCTTTGTTAGCCCGAATGGCTAACGTTGCAGTAAAGCGCGGGCGCAGCACGAATGCGTTGGTAAAATTCGTGTCACCGGCATCACGCTGCTTCTCTCAAATTCATGTCCCGTCCGCTCGAAATCCTCAACGAAGTCTTCGGTTACCCCGCGTTCAGAGGACAGCAGGGCGAAATTGTCGAGCACGTCGCCGGCGGCGGCGATTGCCTCGTGCTGATGCCGACGGGCGGCGGCAAGTCGCTCTGCTATCAGATTCCGTCGCTGGTGCGCCGTGAAGGCGGGTTCGGAACCGGCATCGTCGTTTCTCCGCTGATCGCGCTGATGCAGGATCAGGTGGCCGCGCTTACGGAAGTGGGTGTGCGGGCGGCGTATCTGAATTCGACGCTGTCGAGCGCAGAGGCGATGGCGACTGAGCGCGCGTTGCGCGACGGTGAGATCGACCTGCTTTACGTGGCGCCGGAGCGTTTGATGACGCCCCGTTTCCAGGAGCTACTGGAGCGTACGCGCATCGGGTTGTTCGCCATCGACGAAGCGCATTGCGTGTCGCAATGGGGGCACGATTTCCGGCCGGAATACATCCAGTTGTCGGTGCTGCACGAGCGGTTTCCGAACGTGCCGCGCATCGCGCTCACAGCTACCGCGGATGCCATCACGCGGGACGAGATCATCCACCGCCTCGCCTTGGATGACGCACGTATTTTCGTGTCGAGCTTCGACCGCCCGAACATCCGCTATCGCATTGTCGAAAAGGACAACGCGCGTACCCAGTTGCTGGACTTCATCCGCGCGGAGCATTCGAAGCCGGACGGCACGACTGACGCTGGCGTCGTCTATTGCCTCTCGCGTCGCAAGGTCGAAGAGACTGCGGAGTGGTTGAAAGAAAAAGGGATGCGCGCGCTGCCGTATCACGCCGGTATGGAGTTTGAAATCCGCCAGAAGCATCAGGAGATGTTTCAGCGTGAAGAAGGAATCGTGATGTGCGCGACGATCGCGTTCGGCATGGGCATCGATAAGCCGGATGTGCGCTTCGTGGCTCACCTGGACTTGCCGAAAAGCGTCGAAGGCTATTACCAGGAAACGGGCCGCGCGGGACGCGACGGCATGCCGGCGAACGCATGGATGGCCTACGGTCTCGGCGACGTCGTCCAGCAGCGCAAAATGATCGACGAATCCGACGCCGACGACGCACACAAGCGCGTGCAAACAGGCAAGCTGGACGCGCTGCTCGGTCTGTGTGAAGCGGCGACTTGCCGGCGAGTGCGACTTCTCGCGTATTTCGGCGAATCGAGCAAGCCGTGCGGCAACTGTGACAACTGTCTTGAGCCACCGGCTACATGGGATGCGACGCGGGAGGCGCAGATGGCGCTCTCGTGCGTGTTCCGTGCTCAGCGGGCGAGCGGTTTTCATTTCGGCGCCGGCCATCTGATCGATATTCTGCGCGGCAACAGCAGCGAAAAAATCCTTCAGCGAGGCCACGAGAAGCTGACCACGTTCGGTATCGGTTCGGCGCTCGGCGAACCGGAGTGGCGTGCCGTGTTTCGCCAGCTTGTCGCGTTCGGCTATCTGACCGTCGACCACGAGGGATTCGGCTCGCTGGTTCTAACCGAGGCAAGCAAACCGGTGCTCAAGGGCGAGCAGAACGTCACGATGCGCCGTTACGTCAAGCCGACGCGTACCCGTCAATCGTCCGGGCGCACCAGTGAGCGCGCCGACCCGACAATCGGCATGGGCCCGCGCGAACGTGCGCGCTGGGAACGGCTGCGTGCGTGGCGCACCGAAACGGCGAAGAGCGACGGCGTGCCGGCATATGTCATTTTCCACGACGCAACGTTGGCAGAAATTGCTCGTAACGGCCCCGATTCCATCGAAGATTTGCGCGGCATTCCGGGTATGGGTGCGCGCAAACTCGACCGTTTCGGCGACGAGTTGCTAGAAGTCGTTGCCGCCGACTGAGCGTTCAGCGAGCGCCTGGGCAGCTCCGCAGGGGTGCGAAACATCGCAACCTGTTGACTCCCTTAGTAATTTCGGAATATTATGCTAGGTTCCGGTTCTTGGAATGCCTGCGCGCGAAGT contains:
- the recQ gene encoding DNA helicase RecQ is translated as MSRPLEILNEVFGYPAFRGQQGEIVEHVAGGGDCLVLMPTGGGKSLCYQIPSLVRREGGFGTGIVVSPLIALMQDQVAALTEVGVRAAYLNSTLSSAEAMATERALRDGEIDLLYVAPERLMTPRFQELLERTRIGLFAIDEAHCVSQWGHDFRPEYIQLSVLHERFPNVPRIALTATADAITRDEIIHRLALDDARIFVSSFDRPNIRYRIVEKDNARTQLLDFIRAEHSKPDGTTDAGVVYCLSRRKVEETAEWLKEKGMRALPYHAGMEFEIRQKHQEMFQREEGIVMCATIAFGMGIDKPDVRFVAHLDLPKSVEGYYQETGRAGRDGMPANAWMAYGLGDVVQQRKMIDESDADDAHKRVQTGKLDALLGLCEAATCRRVRLLAYFGESSKPCGNCDNCLEPPATWDATREAQMALSCVFRAQRASGFHFGAGHLIDILRGNSSEKILQRGHEKLTTFGIGSALGEPEWRAVFRQLVAFGYLTVDHEGFGSLVLTEASKPVLKGEQNVTMRRYVKPTRTRQSSGRTSERADPTIGMGPRERARWERLRAWRTETAKSDGVPAYVIFHDATLAEIARNGPDSIEDLRGIPGMGARKLDRFGDELLEVVAAD